In Paenibacillus sp. 1781tsa1, one DNA window encodes the following:
- a CDS encoding polysaccharide deacetylase family protein, which yields MRVQQERAGERGSIPHNTSRKKTHKRRKIRYGRISIALMLLVLFVTGVTYIFLGMTHWIKSVVAPPPMTAIEQPAKLGMIQITPDAKEEPVRFQGQVRKLAYITFDDGPTEYTEQLLDILKQHEAKATFFMIGRQLNQHPAAVKRLLKEGSYPGLHSITHNYKKLYKSGDSANFVKEFKKEQKMVQDLIGFTPHLIRAPYGSSPQIGEKFRGDIAAAGFKMWDWTTDSLDWNLPGQPDKIVARVSKSVHRDKEVILMHEREQTVQALPRILKLLEDRGYEFEVYDPDAHWIANFSGDTRL from the coding sequence GTGAGAGTCCAACAAGAGAGAGCGGGAGAACGTGGCAGTATTCCGCACAACACAAGCCGCAAGAAAACACATAAACGAAGAAAAATTCGGTATGGAAGGATCAGCATAGCTCTAATGCTCCTGGTACTGTTCGTTACCGGTGTAACATATATATTCCTTGGCATGACGCATTGGATCAAAAGTGTTGTGGCGCCGCCTCCGATGACTGCAATCGAACAGCCCGCCAAGCTCGGCATGATACAAATTACTCCGGATGCGAAAGAGGAGCCGGTACGGTTCCAGGGTCAGGTTCGCAAATTGGCATACATAACGTTTGATGATGGCCCAACTGAGTATACGGAACAACTGTTGGATATTTTGAAGCAGCATGAGGCGAAGGCTACCTTTTTCATGATCGGACGACAATTGAACCAGCACCCGGCAGCAGTAAAACGGCTGTTGAAAGAAGGCAGTTACCCTGGACTCCACAGCATAACGCATAACTATAAAAAGCTGTATAAGAGTGGGGACTCTGCAAACTTTGTGAAAGAGTTCAAAAAAGAGCAGAAGATGGTGCAGGATCTGATTGGTTTTACACCTCATCTTATTCGCGCACCTTATGGCAGCAGTCCACAAATCGGTGAAAAGTTCAGAGGTGACATTGCGGCGGCCGGTTTCAAAATGTGGGACTGGACGACAGATTCACTGGATTGGAATCTTCCCGGTCAGCCGGATAAGATTGTGGCCCGCGTGAGCAAAAGTGTACATCGGGATAAGGAAGTGATTCTGATGCATGAGCGAGAGCAGACGGTTCAGGCTTTGCCACGTATTCTGAAGTTGCTCGAAGATCGAGGTTACGAGTTCGAAGTATACGATCCGGATGCACATTGGATAGCGAATTTTAGCGGAGATACCCGCTTGTAG
- a CDS encoding YkyA family protein gives MLTSKKVALAAVSVLLILLASGCGDPQEPAANQVNQLVLSGQKIDQSLNNLTSHEQEDMKLYKSILDKGKNKNSDLEALLDQAADHIHERRTLLEQAEEAMQQTNEKTLALRSSLKELSFENKETLAQAEKVLDQYEARARALENFVASYQLSLSADEQLYDLMRESAEPNLVKIKRAIRVRNSEYAKLAEFRKQFNLQTKAFNVANAKLVQMDQAS, from the coding sequence GTGCTAACGAGTAAAAAAGTGGCGCTCGCAGCAGTTAGTGTATTGTTAATTCTGCTGGCGAGTGGTTGTGGAGATCCGCAGGAGCCTGCGGCAAATCAGGTAAACCAATTGGTGCTCAGCGGTCAGAAGATCGATCAGAGTTTGAACAATCTGACCAGTCATGAGCAGGAAGATATGAAGTTATACAAGTCTATTTTAGACAAAGGCAAGAACAAAAACAGTGATCTCGAAGCGCTGCTGGATCAGGCGGCAGATCATATTCATGAACGAAGAACGTTGTTGGAACAGGCGGAAGAGGCCATGCAACAGACCAACGAGAAGACTTTGGCCCTGCGTAGCTCCCTTAAAGAACTATCATTTGAAAACAAAGAAACGTTGGCACAGGCTGAGAAGGTCCTGGATCAATATGAAGCAAGAGCACGCGCATTGGAGAATTTTGTTGCTTCGTATCAGCTGAGTCTGAGTGCTGATGAGCAGTTGTATGATCTGATGAGAGAAAGTGCAGAACCTAATCTGGTTAAGATCAAACGAGCCATTCGGGTACGGAATAGCGAATATGCGAAGCTTGCTGAATTCCGCAAGCAATTTAACCTTCAGACCAAAGCATTTAACGTAGCCAATGCTAAACTGGTACAGATGGATCAAGCCAGTTAG
- a CDS encoding HAD family phosphatase — MIKALVFDFDGTIIDTETAWYIAFRDAYKEHGVDLTLEMYSQCIGTSLKTFNPYEYLITDLNLPIDREAFRESVQLQHAALMNKEKVRPGIQEYLEQAREAGLKLAVASSSKREWVEQHLEQLKLKDYFEVIRTADDVANVKPDPELYNQALEALGVTADEAVAIEDSPNGARAAAAAGMHCVVISNTITGTLEFDMPHQRLSCLTDLAFNDLISKPLVTTV, encoded by the coding sequence ATGATTAAGGCACTGGTGTTTGATTTCGACGGAACGATTATTGATACAGAGACAGCATGGTATATTGCTTTTCGTGATGCTTACAAGGAACACGGCGTAGATCTAACCCTGGAGATGTACTCACAATGCATCGGTACCAGTCTGAAAACATTTAATCCGTATGAGTACCTCATCACAGATTTGAATCTTCCGATCGATCGGGAAGCGTTCAGGGAGTCCGTGCAGTTGCAGCACGCTGCATTGATGAACAAAGAAAAGGTACGTCCTGGTATTCAGGAATATCTTGAACAAGCACGTGAAGCCGGACTGAAACTCGCTGTAGCATCCAGCTCCAAACGTGAGTGGGTTGAACAGCATCTGGAACAATTGAAACTGAAAGATTATTTTGAAGTCATTCGTACGGCAGATGATGTAGCGAATGTTAAGCCTGACCCGGAACTCTACAATCAAGCGCTTGAAGCCCTTGGAGTAACTGCAGACGAAGCCGTAGCGATTGAGGATTCACCTAACGGCGCGCGTGCAGCTGCTGCGGCTGGTATGCACTGCGTAGTCATCTCGAATACCATCACCGGAACACTGGAATTCGATATGCCTCACCAACGGCTATCTTGCTTGACTGACCTTGCATTTAACGATTTGATTTCGAAGCCACTCGTCACTACCGTCTAA
- a CDS encoding DMT family transporter yields MTSLNRAGRSIYLLFFVGIIAISFSSIFVRWSNADVAVIAMYRLFLTNLLMLPFVWKYRHEMMRLSLRQWGLLLASGVMLALHFLLWMGSLRLTSVASSTVILALEPILILAGSVWLFKAKINRMMIIGMGIALFGSIVIGAGDFQLAGTALQGDILSLLGTIAVAVHMLLGQFLRAGLSAFSYNFWVFFVAACTLAVYNLIMGHPFGGYAASEWGIFLLLAIVPTIFGHYLFNWLLQYMNATTVSMGVLGEPVFSSLLAWMLLGESLNALQMSAGVIIIFGVWIFIRYGKTKPQPIPADAPIAGKGPVEPTTV; encoded by the coding sequence ATGACAAGCTTGAACCGTGCCGGCAGATCCATCTATCTGTTATTCTTTGTCGGCATTATCGCCATTTCTTTTTCTTCGATATTTGTACGTTGGTCTAACGCAGATGTTGCGGTCATCGCCATGTACCGTCTATTTCTGACCAATCTGCTGATGCTGCCTTTTGTCTGGAAATACAGACACGAGATGATGCGTCTGAGCTTACGCCAATGGGGCTTGCTGCTTGCATCCGGTGTGATGCTGGCGCTTCATTTTCTGCTCTGGATGGGTTCACTGCGGCTCACCAGTGTCGCCAGTTCCACAGTGATTCTCGCGCTGGAGCCTATCCTGATTCTTGCAGGTTCGGTATGGCTGTTCAAAGCCAAAATTAATCGCATGATGATCATCGGCATGGGCATCGCCTTGTTTGGATCAATCGTCATTGGCGCAGGAGATTTCCAGTTGGCAGGTACTGCTCTGCAAGGTGATATCCTGTCTTTGCTTGGCACAATTGCAGTCGCTGTCCATATGCTGCTGGGTCAATTTTTGCGAGCGGGACTTAGTGCATTCTCGTATAACTTCTGGGTGTTCTTCGTGGCTGCTTGCACGCTGGCGGTATATAATCTAATCATGGGCCATCCGTTCGGAGGTTACGCTGCGTCAGAGTGGGGAATCTTCCTATTGCTCGCCATTGTGCCAACGATCTTTGGACATTATCTCTTCAACTGGCTACTTCAATATATGAATGCCACGACGGTATCCATGGGCGTACTTGGGGAACCCGTATTCTCTTCATTGCTGGCCTGGATGCTGCTCGGCGAATCCCTCAATGCGTTACAGATGTCTGCCGGGGTCATCATCATATTCGGGGTATGGATATTCATTCGATATGGCAAAACCAAACCTCAACCCATTCCTGCCGATGCTCCTATCGCTGGCAAAGGGCCTGTTGAACCTACTACGGTATAA
- a CDS encoding sulfurtransferase, which produces MKNIVSMRWLLARMYEPDVVIADCRFLLGQPEAGRQAYEAGHIPGAVYLDLEKDLSSPVSAHGGRHPLPDPAVLASRLSKAGIGSNSRIVAYDDQGGMNASRLWWLLRYIGHEQVYIMDEGFSAWQNAKFPVTQDVPVQIPSSFEVNVQPAMLASVEDVQQASASGSSVLIDSRDARRYAGLEEPIDAKAGHIPGALNYFWKDVLDWDGRWTGTEVLEERFSKLEKDGAIIVYCGSGVSACPNVIALEEAGFSNVKLYSGSWSDWISYEENPVATGEED; this is translated from the coding sequence ATGAAAAATATTGTATCCATGCGCTGGCTGCTCGCCAGAATGTATGAACCGGATGTCGTCATTGCAGATTGCCGATTCTTGCTCGGTCAGCCGGAGGCTGGAAGACAAGCCTATGAAGCTGGACATATTCCAGGAGCTGTCTATCTCGATTTGGAAAAAGACCTGTCTTCTCCTGTGTCTGCGCACGGAGGACGTCACCCGCTTCCTGATCCGGCTGTGCTCGCAAGTCGTCTCTCCAAAGCTGGCATCGGCTCCAATAGTCGTATTGTTGCTTATGACGATCAAGGCGGGATGAATGCATCTCGGCTATGGTGGCTGCTTCGCTATATCGGTCATGAGCAGGTGTATATCATGGACGAAGGTTTCTCCGCTTGGCAAAACGCCAAGTTCCCGGTGACTCAGGATGTGCCGGTTCAGATCCCGTCTTCCTTTGAGGTGAATGTGCAGCCAGCCATGCTGGCAAGTGTTGAGGATGTTCAGCAGGCTTCGGCAAGTGGCAGCTCCGTGTTAATCGACTCTCGTGATGCTCGCCGCTATGCGGGTCTGGAGGAACCGATTGATGCCAAGGCCGGACATATTCCGGGTGCGTTGAACTACTTTTGGAAAGATGTGTTGGATTGGGATGGACGTTGGACAGGTACTGAGGTGTTAGAAGAGCGTTTCAGTAAGCTGGAGAAGGATGGTGCGATTATTGTGTACTGCGGTTCTGGCGTATCGGCTTGCCCGAATGTGATTGCGTTGGAAGAAGCGGGTTTCTCGAATGTGAAGCTGTATTCCGGGAGCTGGAGCGACTGGATTAGTTATGAGGAGAATCCGGTGGCGACGGGGGAAGAAGACTAA
- a CDS encoding mannitol-1-phosphate 5-dehydrogenase, whose amino-acid sequence MKAVHFGAGNIGRGFIGHMLSASDYEVCFVARNPKKISMLQQRQEYPITLANRDQDTTIVNNVTAINVSEQNLVAEEIASADVITTAVGVSALGDIAEPIAKGIQLRMKNNIQAPLHIIACENAIGGSTRLKKRIYPFLDEQTRKKAERYVSFPNAAVDRIVPAQNHKDPLQVTVEPFYEWVVHRPALLDGFKEIDGVHYVDSLEPYIERKMFTVNTGHCVAAYFGYLEGFKTIRQVMSNSTLRSKVRHVMEETGEMLIQKHGFDTQKHNKYIDTILERFANPNLTDQVTRVGRSPLRKLSPHDRLVRPAMQASEFGIEIPHLTSAMAAAMLFNDKRDEEAMQLQHMIRKDGVSAFIRERMGIPNEHPVHQNVIASYQELKGRKESTILT is encoded by the coding sequence ATGAAAGCTGTACATTTTGGTGCGGGCAATATAGGCCGCGGTTTTATCGGTCATATGTTGTCCGCTTCCGACTACGAAGTCTGCTTTGTCGCACGTAACCCGAAGAAAATCTCCATGCTTCAACAAAGACAGGAATACCCGATTACACTTGCCAATAGAGATCAGGACACTACAATTGTCAACAACGTGACGGCTATCAACGTAAGTGAGCAGAATCTGGTTGCTGAAGAGATCGCTTCAGCCGATGTGATCACAACCGCGGTGGGTGTATCTGCACTCGGAGATATCGCAGAGCCTATCGCCAAAGGCATTCAACTTCGCATGAAAAACAATATTCAGGCTCCACTGCATATTATCGCTTGCGAGAATGCCATCGGTGGTAGCACCAGGTTGAAGAAACGCATCTATCCATTTCTGGATGAACAAACTCGCAAAAAAGCCGAACGTTATGTTTCTTTCCCCAATGCAGCTGTGGACCGGATTGTTCCGGCTCAAAACCACAAAGACCCGCTGCAGGTCACTGTTGAACCTTTTTACGAATGGGTCGTTCATCGTCCAGCACTTCTGGATGGTTTTAAAGAAATTGATGGTGTTCACTATGTTGATTCACTTGAACCTTATATCGAGCGTAAAATGTTTACGGTGAATACAGGCCACTGTGTCGCCGCATACTTCGGATATCTTGAAGGATTCAAGACAATCCGGCAGGTTATGAGCAACTCCACCCTGCGATCTAAGGTACGCCATGTTATGGAAGAGACCGGTGAGATGCTCATCCAGAAGCACGGATTTGACACACAGAAGCATAACAAATATATTGACACCATACTGGAGCGCTTCGCCAATCCCAACCTGACGGATCAGGTCACCCGGGTCGGACGTTCCCCCCTTCGCAAGCTCTCGCCTCATGATCGGCTTGTTCGCCCAGCGATGCAGGCCAGTGAATTCGGAATCGAAATTCCTCATTTAACTTCTGCTATGGCGGCCGCAATGCTGTTCAATGACAAACGCGACGAGGAAGCCATGCAGCTACAACACATGATTCGCAAAGATGGGGTGTCCGCCTTCATCCGTGAACGCATGGGAATTCCCAACGAACATCCCGTTCATCAGAATGTAATCGCCAGCTATCAGGAACTCAAAGGGCGTAAGGAATCGACTATACTAACCTGA
- a CDS encoding discoidin domain-containing protein: protein MKGRTSHKRNTRSICVNLLLSMLLLVSSLPLWPSKAANAAAEGSYLLSLNRPVYSSSSLGGNTADHAVDGNKNTRWESVWQQDPQWIYVDLGADASISNISIEWENAYASAFDLEVSDDEVNWEQVYSTTKGQGGLTEVEVSADARYVRLFSHERAQQAYGISLYAFDVYGTGGANPPPKPTAANLALGKSVIASSEEIDEPSRSAEDKAKMEKRDYEARNVTDGDPGTRWSSIYKDQEWIVVDLGQRQEIGEISLQWENAFGRAYDIQVSDDAKQWTTLYRELHSNGGRDDIPVYSEARYVKLAGLGRGTTNGYSLYAFDVYEYIQGDEKPVYTIPSIPEMSSVQVGAGSYAINDITMLQPKNPKNRTADITAPIPSNDWWQSILVSDLGDGNSLVTLPFKNRYTKQGLHILNPGAGYVSADGNSMDADGEADLILTTSDMNPAKVNTKIAGYGDYSANIIMSDDDTAKVNTTFVKGSPFLFNTFENPDTILIRSPNITRLFDDQNREIVLQDGESWTGDHIGVEVTNQDRAPSPQTFTRNYGLYAPEGTTFIKLGNTLKIKLGSSENYLSLATLPSASELAYYYQHAYAFVTDTKVDYDYNESTSQVTTTFNSVTQTKRANFSADTLMALFPHQWKLATTPLTELAYPSIRGMMKVSEGNSFTTQDRFYGIIPQFVEPDDPTYSRAQLISYLDQLDADTSGNLMSEDPYWQGKKLHPLALGVLISDQLGDHERRDHYLSLLRSILTDWYTYSPDERLHSYYFYYSEQWGTIFPYGSGFGVNTGLTDHHFTYGYYVFASAVLAMYDPTFVQDYGDMVELLIRDYANPSHTDDQFPWMRNFDPYSGHSWAGGYADNRSGNNQEAAGEALFSWVGQYMWGEVTGNKAYRDAGIWGFVTEEKAAEQYWFNYDGDNWLEGYKHATVGHVYGSAYLYGTYFSNEAEHIYGIHWLPPAEWMTYYGRDPKNTAALYNGLIKDLGGQQEHTWQHIIWPFQSIGDPETALAKWDTKDMQQNEVFNAYWFMHSMASTGTRTMDIWADSPAATVYEKDGVYTAQIWNPSDTAKTVRFYNARGALGSATVYAKAQVKVNPLEHTVVKQPDASQGVTYLDRSEWTITASSSSEAVERMVDGDLTTRWSSGQTQQPGDWLHIDLGNEQMMDTLFMNSGNSGGDYALGYEVYVSKDDENWSKPIAQGIGSSPSLSVDLGMQTARYIKIVLTAPADSWWSISELKLARFGKLPQTPEYPNPAPLSDRSNWIVTASSTQGTDVTAHMLDGKQDTLWTNGRKQKSGQWITIDLGETSAFDAVELDPGNAKDDYPRQYRIFVSDDGQNWGTSIAGGEGASGRLSITFPEQQARYVKIVQMGESDQWWSVSELFVNHYGTGKQQRLLSDAWSVTASYDEEAATAILDGSNQTRWTSGQAQTGGEWLQLDLGNSETVNRIVLDSAHNSEDYARGYEVYTSLDGMDWGKAVATGEGKNALLFIAFPAHEARYIKIVQTGTDSHWWSVAEIAVYTADQTPWAPGEQDDLLPTELDRTSWTATASTSEDVGALLDDDLNSRWTSASGQQADQWIQIDLGSIQNFSRLTMDSGSSTNDYARSFTIVTSTDGEHWNSVSEAVGTDSLISATFTNQKARYVKIALTTDNAEWWWSIAELKLYH, encoded by the coding sequence ATGAAGGGACGAACGAGTCACAAACGAAACACACGCAGCATCTGCGTGAACTTGCTGTTATCCATGCTATTGTTGGTCAGCAGCTTGCCGCTATGGCCTAGCAAGGCAGCAAACGCCGCAGCAGAAGGGTCATATCTCTTATCCCTGAACAGACCGGTGTATAGCTCCTCATCCCTTGGTGGGAATACAGCCGATCATGCCGTGGATGGCAACAAAAATACCCGATGGGAAAGTGTGTGGCAACAGGACCCTCAGTGGATCTATGTTGATCTGGGTGCAGATGCCTCCATCTCCAACATCTCGATTGAGTGGGAAAATGCCTATGCTTCCGCCTTCGACCTTGAAGTGTCGGATGACGAAGTTAACTGGGAGCAAGTTTACTCCACAACGAAGGGTCAAGGCGGTTTGACGGAAGTGGAGGTTTCCGCCGATGCACGATATGTGCGTTTGTTTAGTCATGAACGGGCGCAGCAAGCCTATGGTATTTCTCTGTACGCGTTCGATGTGTATGGAACGGGTGGAGCAAATCCACCTCCAAAACCAACTGCCGCAAACCTTGCCCTTGGTAAATCGGTGATAGCGTCGTCAGAAGAGATTGACGAACCTAGCCGCTCCGCCGAAGACAAGGCCAAAATGGAGAAGCGCGATTATGAAGCGCGCAATGTGACGGATGGTGATCCAGGTACACGCTGGTCTTCCATATACAAGGATCAGGAATGGATTGTTGTGGACCTTGGTCAACGTCAGGAAATCGGAGAAATTTCTCTGCAATGGGAAAATGCGTTTGGACGTGCTTACGACATTCAGGTATCCGACGACGCAAAGCAATGGACTACGCTGTATCGGGAGTTACACAGCAATGGAGGACGGGATGACATTCCTGTATATTCAGAAGCCAGATATGTCAAACTCGCAGGTCTTGGCCGAGGTACAACCAACGGTTATTCACTCTATGCCTTTGATGTATATGAGTATATTCAAGGAGATGAAAAACCGGTCTACACCATTCCGTCTATCCCAGAGATGAGCTCGGTACAAGTCGGAGCTGGCAGTTATGCCATTAATGACATCACGATGCTACAACCGAAAAACCCAAAAAATCGCACAGCTGACATCACCGCCCCAATTCCATCCAATGACTGGTGGCAATCGATTCTCGTTTCGGATTTAGGAGATGGGAACAGTCTGGTCACGCTCCCATTCAAAAATCGATACACCAAACAGGGGCTTCATATTTTGAATCCTGGTGCTGGATACGTTTCTGCTGATGGCAACTCGATGGATGCAGACGGTGAAGCAGACCTCATCCTGACAACAAGCGATATGAACCCAGCCAAGGTCAATACCAAGATTGCAGGATACGGGGATTACTCCGCTAACATCATCATGAGTGATGATGACACGGCAAAGGTCAATACAACCTTTGTAAAAGGCTCCCCTTTCCTGTTCAACACGTTTGAGAACCCGGACACCATCCTGATTCGATCACCGAACATTACACGTCTCTTTGATGATCAAAACCGTGAGATTGTGTTGCAGGATGGGGAATCATGGACAGGAGATCATATCGGTGTAGAAGTCACCAATCAGGACAGAGCGCCTTCGCCGCAAACTTTTACAAGAAACTATGGTCTTTATGCACCTGAAGGAACCACATTTATAAAGCTGGGCAATACACTTAAGATTAAGCTGGGATCAAGCGAAAATTATTTATCGCTTGCTACCCTGCCATCTGCATCAGAATTAGCATACTATTACCAGCATGCCTATGCTTTTGTAACGGATACGAAGGTCGATTACGACTATAACGAGAGCACTTCACAAGTTACAACAACCTTTAACTCCGTTACACAAACGAAGCGTGCCAACTTTTCCGCCGACACATTAATGGCTTTGTTCCCGCACCAGTGGAAACTTGCAACAACTCCACTCACGGAGCTCGCTTACCCTTCTATTCGTGGAATGATGAAAGTGAGCGAAGGCAACAGCTTTACGACACAAGATCGTTTCTACGGCATTATTCCGCAATTTGTGGAGCCGGATGATCCGACATACTCACGCGCGCAATTAATCAGTTATCTGGATCAGCTTGATGCAGATACGTCAGGCAATTTAATGAGTGAAGATCCTTACTGGCAGGGGAAAAAGCTTCATCCGCTTGCGCTCGGTGTGCTCATTAGCGATCAGCTTGGTGATCACGAACGACGGGACCATTACCTGTCCCTGTTAAGAAGCATTTTGACCGACTGGTACACTTATTCACCGGATGAACGTCTGCACTCCTATTATTTTTATTATTCGGAGCAATGGGGAACGATTTTCCCTTATGGAAGCGGGTTCGGGGTCAATACCGGGCTGACGGATCATCATTTTACGTATGGCTATTACGTCTTTGCATCTGCGGTGCTGGCTATGTATGATCCAACTTTTGTACAGGATTATGGCGATATGGTTGAACTGCTGATCCGGGATTATGCCAATCCTTCACACACAGACGATCAATTCCCATGGATGCGTAATTTTGATCCTTATTCTGGTCATTCCTGGGCGGGCGGTTATGCCGACAATCGCAGCGGAAACAATCAGGAAGCTGCAGGCGAAGCTCTGTTCAGTTGGGTCGGACAATATATGTGGGGCGAAGTAACGGGGAACAAAGCCTATCGCGATGCGGGCATCTGGGGCTTCGTCACCGAGGAAAAAGCGGCCGAGCAATATTGGTTCAACTACGATGGGGACAACTGGCTGGAAGGATACAAACACGCTACCGTAGGGCATGTATACGGCAGTGCTTACCTGTATGGCACATACTTCTCCAACGAGGCTGAGCATATTTATGGCATTCACTGGCTGCCGCCCGCAGAGTGGATGACCTATTATGGTCGTGATCCGAAGAATACCGCGGCACTATACAACGGTCTGATCAAGGATCTTGGTGGTCAGCAGGAGCACACATGGCAACACATCATCTGGCCATTCCAATCCATCGGGGACCCGGAGACTGCTCTTGCAAAGTGGGATACAAAAGATATGCAGCAAAACGAAGTCTTTAACGCCTACTGGTTCATGCATAGCATGGCATCCACAGGAACACGTACGATGGATATTTGGGCAGATTCTCCCGCAGCAACCGTATACGAAAAGGACGGTGTCTACACGGCGCAAATCTGGAATCCGTCAGACACCGCCAAAACGGTTCGTTTTTATAATGCAAGAGGAGCTTTGGGTTCAGCTACCGTCTATGCGAAAGCTCAAGTGAAAGTAAATCCATTGGAGCATACAGTAGTCAAGCAGCCAGATGCTTCACAAGGCGTCACCTATCTGGATCGCAGCGAATGGACGATTACCGCCTCTTCCAGTTCGGAAGCAGTCGAACGCATGGTTGACGGAGATTTGACTACCCGCTGGTCATCTGGACAAACGCAACAGCCTGGAGACTGGCTCCATATTGATCTGGGCAACGAGCAGATGATGGACACACTTTTCATGAACTCCGGCAACAGCGGAGGTGATTATGCCCTCGGGTATGAAGTTTACGTTTCGAAGGATGATGAAAACTGGAGCAAGCCAATTGCACAGGGAATAGGCTCATCTCCAAGCCTGTCCGTCGATTTGGGTATGCAGACGGCGCGTTATATCAAAATTGTATTGACTGCTCCCGCAGACAGTTGGTGGTCCATCTCGGAACTCAAGCTCGCCCGATTTGGAAAATTGCCTCAGACCCCTGAGTATCCAAATCCAGCTCCGTTGTCCGATCGGTCAAACTGGATCGTAACCGCTTCCTCCACGCAAGGAACGGATGTCACGGCTCACATGCTTGATGGAAAACAAGACACATTATGGACGAACGGGCGAAAGCAAAAGAGCGGACAGTGGATTACGATTGATCTTGGGGAAACGAGTGCTTTTGACGCAGTAGAGCTGGACCCGGGGAACGCCAAGGATGACTATCCGCGGCAATATCGCATTTTCGTTTCCGATGACGGGCAAAACTGGGGAACCTCTATTGCTGGAGGCGAAGGAGCGTCAGGACGTCTCTCCATCACCTTCCCTGAGCAGCAGGCTCGTTATGTGAAGATCGTGCAGATGGGTGAATCCGATCAATGGTGGTCGGTCTCTGAGCTATTTGTTAATCACTATGGAACAGGAAAACAACAACGTCTGCTTTCAGATGCATGGTCCGTCACAGCTTCTTACGATGAGGAAGCTGCAACGGCGATACTGGATGGCTCGAACCAAACACGCTGGACTTCCGGTCAAGCACAAACAGGCGGTGAGTGGCTTCAGCTGGATCTGGGCAATTCAGAGACAGTGAACCGGATTGTACTGGATAGTGCACACAACAGTGAGGATTATGCTCGCGGTTATGAAGTATACACCTCTCTGGATGGCATGGATTGGGGTAAAGCTGTGGCTACGGGTGAAGGGAAAAATGCCTTGCTCTTCATTGCATTCCCTGCTCATGAGGCCCGCTATATCAAAATCGTTCAGACCGGAACGGATTCTCACTGGTGGTCTGTAGCTGAAATCGCAGTTTATACTGCCGATCAGACACCATGGGCACCCGGGGAACAGGATGATCTGCTGCCTACCGAACTGGATCGGACATCTTGGACAGCCACAGCCTCCACGTCTGAAGACGTTGGTGCACTGCTGGATGATGATCTGAACTCACGCTGGACCTCTGCATCCGGACAACAAGCAGACCAGTGGATTCAGATCGATCTGGGAAGCATCCAGAATTTCAGCCGGTTAACTATGGACTCAGGCAGCAGTACCAATGACTATGCCCGCAGTTTTACAATCGTCACTTCAACGGATGGCGAGCATTGGAATTCGGTTTCAGAAGCTGTGGGTACAGATTCTTTAATCTCAGCGACATTCACGAACCAGAAGGCACGATATGTCAAAATTGCTTTGACTACGGACAATGCTGAGTGGTGGTGGTCTATTGCTGAATTGAAGCTGTACCATTGA